A genomic window from Antedon mediterranea chromosome 4, ecAntMedi1.1, whole genome shotgun sequence includes:
- the LOC140047618 gene encoding putative nuclease HARBI1, whose translation MTPERFSYLLSAVEPYLKIRQDRGRTAISAEEKLVITLRYLATGDLMASQTFNFRVGRATVSSIIREVCDSIWTALNKKYLMLPSSENEWMAIAEKFDNDWNVPYAIGAVDGKHIAIKCPKFGGSMYYNYKGFHSTVLMAICDASYSFVWTSIGSYGRDNDAAIFGASSFFKRADFGKLKLPPPSVVGGQQLPYVLLGDDIFPLRTWLIKPYGGNNLTDEEEVANYRTSRGRRTIENTFGVMAARWRIFRRPIRANIETVDQITKAVICLHNYLMQTDNAHYIPSGFVDSWSNGEFKEGEWRSVVQDDETGLQNIRRVGSNNYTATTKETRDRFRDYFNSQEGAVPWQYDVAHNCGPLAS comes from the coding sequence ATGACGCCGGAAAGATTTAGTTATCTTCTGTCTGCGGTTGAGCCCTATCTAAAGATAAGACAAGACAGAGGTCGTACTGCAATTTCAGCAGAAGAAAAGCTTGTGATAACTTTGCGTTATCTGGCTACGGGTGACTTGATGGCATCACAAACATTTAACTTTCGGGTTGGTCGTGCAACAGTTTCTAGCATAATCCGGGAAGTTTGTGATTCAATTTGGACAGCTTTAAATAAGAAATACCTAATGCTACCATCAAGTGAGAATGAATGGATGGCAATTGCAGAAAAATTTGACAATGATTGGAATGTTCCTTATGCGATTGGTGCAGTAGACGGTAAGCACATTGCTATCAAGTGTCCCAAATTTGGCGGCTCGATGTACTATAACTATAAAGGCTttcatagtacagtattaatggCAATTTGTGATGCCAGTTACTCATTTGTATGGACAAGCATTGGCTCATATGGGCGGGATAATGATGCCGCTATTTTTGGTGCTTCATCATTTTTCAAAAGAGCTGATTTTGGAAAGCTAAAGCTGCCACCACCATCGGTTGTGGGTGGTCAACAATTGCCTTATGTTTTATTAGGGGATGATATATTTCCTCTTAGAACTTGGTTAATAAAACCATATGGTGGCAACAATTTGACTGATGAAGAGGAAGTGGCAAATTATAGGACATCGAGAGGACGCCGAACCATCGAAAACACCTTTGGTGTAATGGCTGCAAGGTGGCGCATATTTAGGCGTCCTATAAGAGCAAATATTGAAACTGTTGACCAGATTACAAAAGCTGTAATCTGCCTACACAATTACCTAATGCAAACTGATAATGCACACTACATACCCAGCGGGTTTGTTGACAGCTGGAGCAATGGAGAATTTAAAGAAGGGGAATGGCGCAGTGTTGTGCAAGATGATGAAACTGGCCTTCAAAATATAAGAAGGGTGGGGTCAAACAATTATACGGCTACTACCAAAGAAACAAGAGATAGGTTTCGAGACTACTTTAACAGCCAGGAAGGTGCTGTTCCTTGGCAGTATGATGTGGCACACAATTGCGGTCCTTTGGCATCTTAA